Genomic window (Daucus carota subsp. sativus chromosome 5, DH1 v3.0, whole genome shotgun sequence):
TATGAGTATTGATTTGTTAATGACCCAAAGTTCAAAGTACCAAGAAATAGGGCTGCCAAGCACCTGCCTAAATATTTCTATAGAGTATGAAATTTGAGCCGGtggataataaaatattattttgtgttGGTGGGAAGTCGAAAGTGCTCAACACAGTGAGTAATAAAAAAGGATTATTTTGGCTAGAAAAACATTTAACCTGTGAAGCATACACACTCTAATGACATGACATGTGTACCAGAGAAAACAAAACCATGAAACGAAAGAAAATGACACGTATAACTCATTTTCTTGTCGGTTGCGTTTCTAATTAGGTGGCTGACCATCACCTCCTTTATTTTTTTACCGTCGCGAAGATGCCCATGAATGCTGCAGCCATTTACGTTTTCATTTAACTCATTTtctcatttatttaattcaattttgctTATCATAATTTATTCTCGTATAATTATTAGCATTAAAAGTTCGTGTACTGTAATTTATTGCTCTTTATTTAATACCACTAATCAAATGATTTAGTATTTAAAAAGAGTTTCtttaacaaatttgaaaatttataaaatatttttcaaggaATTTTCAGTACAAACAAAAATTTCGTTTAAAATTTAGGACGCCAAGAAAAAATCACTGTGTTATATCACGCACCGATGtaatttatgtaaaaaatcCCATAAcaactattttaatttatttataagtaataaatTTAGGAAATTTACTGATAACATTATTGATTTTTACTAATCAtcgttaaaatttataatcacaGGCACAGCACTTCAGATACAGTAAAATGTAAATTACACTCCAAAATAAAGTATATAAAACGTGGCGCTTTTGTATCTATACTTTGTCTACCACTTTCCTAGGAAACTGTGTCAAACTCCCATCCTAAACACTTCCACTTCAAACACCCCTTCCCTGTCTCCCCACCCCACCATTTTCCGGCAACAACTCGCCGGAAAATCGTTAAAGCGCTTTCTAATGCTTCCCATTTCCGACCCCCACTCCCCGGAAAAACCGAAAACCCCGACCAAATCATCACTAGACCGCAAAAACTCAAACTCATTCTCATTCTCCCACatacaaaccctaatatatCACCCCCGCTCATGTCTCATTCTCCTGATCCTCATCCTCCAGATCCTCATTCTATAcgcctccctctctctccccatcTCCACCTTCTCTCTCCACGCCCCGATATCCGTCAAATCCGGCGGTCCCAACTCGACGGAGCTTTGTCCCGACGGCAGGGTTTATGTGTACGACATCCCGGAACAGTTCAACAAAGAGCTGTTACAGAACTGTGATAAGCTGAGCCCGTTTGGGTCCCGGTGCGGCACGTTTATGAACAACGGGTTCGGAGAGAAGTTCACGTCGGTGGCGAATGTGGTGCCGAAGAGCGTTGTGAATGCATGGTACTGGACTGATCAGTTCGCGTTAGAGATTATTTTTCATGATCGAATGATGAATTATAAGTGTAGAACTATGGAGCCTGAATCGGCTACGGCGTTTTATATTCCGTTTTATGCTGGACTCGCGGTGGGGAAGTACTTGTGGTCGAGTAATTTCACGGCGAGGGATCGTGATTATCATTGCGAGATGATTTTGAGGTGGGTGCGAGAGAAGCCGTATTTCAATAGGTCGAGTGGGTGGGATCATTTTATTACTATGGGGAGAATTACGTGGGATTTTCGGAGGTCGAATGATGGCGATTGGGGTTCCAAGTGTATTTATCTTCCGGAGATGAGGAATATTAGTAGGCTTTTAATTGAACGGAATTCGTGGGATTATTTTGATGTTGGTGTGCCTTATCCTACTGGATTTCATCCTAGTTCGGCTAATGATGTGAAAATTTGGCAGAATTTTGTTAATGGACGGCGTCGCAGTACACTTTATTGTTTTGCAGGGGCGACGCGGGGATTTATTAAGAATGATTTTAGAGGGTTGTTGTTGAAACAATGTTATGCTGATTCGGAGAAATGTAGGGTTGTTGATTGTGGTGGTTCGAAATGTAGTAACCGTACGGCTGCGATCCTTGAGACGTTTCTGAGTTCGGATTTTTGTTTGCAGCCTAGAGGGGATAGTTTTACTCGCCGGTCTATATTTGATTGCATGGTGGCTGGTTCAATTCCGGTTTTTTTCTGGAAGAGAACGGCTTATTATCAGTATGAGTGGTTTTTGCCTGAAGAAGCTGGGAGTTATTCGGTTTTTATAGACCGGAATGAGGTGGAGAATGGGACTTCTATAAGAAGTGTGCTTGAGAAATTCAGTCAAGAAGAAGTGAAGAAAATGAGGGCAAAAGTGGTAGAATATATACCAAAACTTGTGTATGCCAAGCCTAATACAGGTTTAAAGGGCATGAAAGATGCATTTGATATTGCTGTTGAAGGTGTTTTAAAGAGAGTGAAAGAACGGGAAGGAGGGTATAAGTGGAAATAAACAGAGATATATGGAGGGGTAGTTGGGCATTGTTTGTAATGATGCTCTATTGTTATATTGTATAGAGATGCAGCAGAGGTAATGTAAAAGGGTACTAGTTTTTTTAGTTTGTTACTGCCATATTGTAATAGTACTAGGATAAACTATACTTGTATTTTGTTGCTGTTTTCCACCTGTAATTACATAGTACCATGTTTTCGTATACAATTACTCTAAATTGATTCTTTTGATTTGAAAGACTTGAGCTGTCTGGGCAGTGCTGCTAATGTATTTGTAAGGTTATGGACATAATTGTATTTGCGATAACTGCAAGTCCGGTAGAATACGTGTCTAGAAGAATAGTTCTGTGACTTAATGTGCTATGCCCAAGGTAGAAAAATAGTTTTGCGAGGTATGCTGGACCATCTTAGCTATGATATTGATATGTAATTATATCTGATCATGATAAGTTTTTTTGTTCTGCAATAGTTGTGTCCTTGTGTCAGCTATTAGAGCATACAGGGTTAACATTAATTATGTTgtgattaatttttaacttgTACATCTTGGTTGTCAATTCCCTGGGATAAGCACCTAAAGTTGTGTTATCTGTCATAAATATCTAAGCAGTTGTTATAACTCGACTTCTTAACTATGTTTAATTGTGGCCAAGTTTGTTAATTCTTTATGTCTTTTTCCTAGTACAATCTAAACTGCTACATGTGGACTGTAATTAAGCTATGCTATTTGAGCTAATAGGGATTGTTATGCATACTATTCGGAAATATAATTACCCTTTTTTTTAGCTCTAACCTGCATTTGTGTGATTATGCTGTTAATATGATGTTGTAGTTACTATGACAGTGTCACAATTTGCACTGATGAATTTGAAACAAAGCCAATAGATCAAACAGTGTACCTCGTATCTATTTCTAACAATCACTTCACTTTTCTGCTATTTTGGATCAActtttttgaattctcttcTCCGAATTATTTTTGAACTGTATAACAAATCTGATTGTGTTACCCTGCTCTTTACATTCCGTTGTCATTTCATTTAAATCCTCTATGATTATACATGAGGCAACTAGTGGAAAACCTTTGAAGATGCTTAACCCTCTTTTCCTCCTTCCCCATCTGATGGATCACATATGTGCAAGTGGATAAACAGCAAGGCTCATTGGACCCCAGACCCTGGAGAAGATCACCGGGGTAAATCTAGCTTCAAAACATAAGCTATGGTTTGTCACAGGTGCATTGACTTGGCCAACAGAAGATAATGTTGTTGCAGAGCTATTGGGAGCCTTGCAACAAAACGGTCATTGCTCAGCTCACTTGCAATGTTTTTTCTACTGTTAAAAGGTCAGTAGGCTCTTGAATATAGCTAAAGACATCTAGTCAAAATTGTCTCCCGCTAATGGATTgagaaaatacaaattaaacaaAGGATTATCTGAATTAAAACAGAATAGCATGTCTGTTTAACGCCATACTATACTATCATGAGAAGTATATGGGAAGAATTTGATGCCACAAAGTTAGCTGTTTGTAGACAGTCTCGATGATATATTCAATGCAGAGGAGTCATGTTTTGTTTTATACAGTGccatgttatggatcaaaagaGCTACTCATGATCATCTTTGATTAAAAAACAAGCTCGAAGCTGGAATAAATAAGCAACAAGTAATTGCTCGGGAAAAAAACCCAGGAAATTCAAAATAGAGTTCAAGCAGCAAGTGATTTCAGATTGTAGTTTGTACATGTTTTGGCCAGCAAATTATGCTAGAGTGAGTTAGTGGATTATCGCTATTATTATGATGTCACAAGCTATAATTAACTGAAACTTGTGTCATACAGCA
Coding sequences:
- the LOC108223975 gene encoding xyloglucan galactosyltransferase XLT2, whose translation is MLPISDPHSPEKPKTPTKSSLDRKNSNSFSFSHIQTLIYHPRSCLILLILILQILILYASLSLPISTFSLHAPISVKSGGPNSTELCPDGRVYVYDIPEQFNKELLQNCDKLSPFGSRCGTFMNNGFGEKFTSVANVVPKSVVNAWYWTDQFALEIIFHDRMMNYKCRTMEPESATAFYIPFYAGLAVGKYLWSSNFTARDRDYHCEMILRWVREKPYFNRSSGWDHFITMGRITWDFRRSNDGDWGSKCIYLPEMRNISRLLIERNSWDYFDVGVPYPTGFHPSSANDVKIWQNFVNGRRRSTLYCFAGATRGFIKNDFRGLLLKQCYADSEKCRVVDCGGSKCSNRTAAILETFLSSDFCLQPRGDSFTRRSIFDCMVAGSIPVFFWKRTAYYQYEWFLPEEAGSYSVFIDRNEVENGTSIRSVLEKFSQEEVKKMRAKVVEYIPKLVYAKPNTGLKGMKDAFDIAVEGVLKRVKEREGGYKWK